A single window of Streptomyces griseoviridis DNA harbors:
- a CDS encoding DUF4232 domain-containing protein, whose product MMRTHRMIAVTLAAAVLSGGVAAGAAQAAPAAGSAPSACRPANHLAKITPAPASAGHSHYRVTLTAPRGYESCRLAGSPTDVRFTEHGRRVPVTAGRYGDQRTVVTFGPGHPVHFDIQVPNGRRAKAANEASFTLRAPGGVIPGTSVAEGRLKVAPGTVVGPVRRGA is encoded by the coding sequence ATGATGCGTACCCACCGGATGATCGCCGTCACGCTGGCCGCCGCCGTGCTGTCGGGCGGGGTCGCCGCCGGAGCCGCGCAGGCCGCGCCGGCGGCGGGCAGCGCGCCGTCCGCGTGCCGTCCGGCCAACCACCTCGCGAAGATCACCCCGGCCCCCGCCAGCGCCGGGCACAGCCACTACCGGGTCACCCTGACCGCGCCGCGCGGCTACGAGTCCTGCCGGCTCGCCGGTTCGCCGACGGACGTGCGGTTCACCGAGCACGGCAGGAGGGTCCCCGTCACCGCCGGACGCTACGGCGACCAGCGGACCGTGGTGACCTTCGGCCCCGGCCACCCGGTGCACTTCGACATCCAGGTGCCCAACGGCCGCCGCGCCAAGGCCGCGAACGAGGCGTCGTTCACGCTGCGCGCGCCGGGTGGTGTGATCCCGGGCACGTCCGTCGCCGAGGGCCGGCTCAAGGTCGCCCCGGGCACCGTCGTCGGACCGGTCCGGCGCGGCGCCTGA